In Aureibaculum algae, the following are encoded in one genomic region:
- a CDS encoding T9SS type B sorting domain-containing protein translates to MKRFYFFILFSLSLTLNTFSQKEASHWYFGDRAGLDFSTGVPTVDTNGVLSTTEGCATISDIGGNLLFYTDGTTVWNKNHNRMPSGSGLLGDSSSSQSAIIVPKPDDNNIYYIFTVDWSGGENGLNYYTVDMTLDSGLGDVIGTSNSPKPTKLLSLPVSEKITAIKVKDEEAFWVIATKEGRFYVYKVDENGVESTPVTGNLGFMNPDDMRGYLKTSPDGKFLVSANMSSGTFLYDFDSATGSVSNQRRLDLSNEFGYGVEFSPLSKKLYISTGNFGRNGPYLEKLFKFSLDLADLSISNINANKIEMHSYMNSRAALQVGVDGKIYRTIDNASFLGVINNPDSDGATYTHNAISLGGRLGTQGLPPFIQSFFAALISTENLCLGNETEFSIESNEPILSIEWDFGDGSTSTVLEPSHTYTTAADYIVNVEVTTATETKTITQTITIFDVPVVTTPIDLFQCDDDTDGVTVFNLNEAIQLMVTDPANLNIKFYQKNIDAIEGNSVKSIQNAQDFSNALATQVYARIENTYGCEKIVEINLKVSSTSINSDYSLIINECDDSTDGDDTNGFTSFNFADGSATILDQLPSNQNLAVTYYESMSDGLEEINAINPENYTNTTAFTQKIVVRIESEDNNKCLGLGYFITLQVNELPNFDLPEEAFTCINNPLEPVVVSVMNPQDVYNYQWTDSSDTDLVNGNTASYNFTEPGSYKLTAYNSVTNCSRTKTILISSSNIAAFQDFKVEDAAENNTVTVNVTGEGDYEYALDNQYGVYQDSNMFENVTSGIHTIYIRDKNGCGTLEEEVSVIGFPKFFTPNGDGFNDFWQIDGVSFQPTSLIYIFDRLGKVITKIEPTSEGWNGTYRGKLMPESDYWFKVKLEDGRTLKGNFSLIRR, encoded by the coding sequence TTGAAGAGATTTTACTTTTTCATCTTATTTTCTTTGTCCCTAACCCTAAATACTTTTTCACAAAAAGAAGCATCGCATTGGTATTTTGGTGATAGAGCGGGCTTAGATTTTAGCACAGGAGTACCCACAGTAGATACAAACGGCGTTTTATCTACCACTGAAGGTTGTGCAACGATATCTGATATTGGCGGCAATCTTTTATTTTATACGGATGGTACCACTGTTTGGAACAAGAACCATAATAGAATGCCTAGTGGTAGTGGCCTTTTAGGAGATTCTTCTAGTTCTCAATCTGCCATTATTGTACCTAAACCTGATGATAATAATATCTACTATATCTTTACTGTAGATTGGTCTGGAGGTGAAAATGGACTCAATTATTACACTGTTGATATGACATTAGATAGTGGTTTAGGTGATGTTATTGGAACTAGTAATTCTCCCAAACCAACAAAGCTATTGTCTTTACCCGTATCTGAAAAAATTACAGCCATAAAAGTAAAAGATGAAGAGGCTTTTTGGGTAATAGCGACTAAGGAAGGACGTTTTTATGTCTATAAAGTTGATGAAAACGGAGTTGAAAGTACTCCTGTTACTGGAAATCTTGGTTTTATGAACCCTGATGATATGAGGGGGTATTTAAAAACGTCACCAGATGGAAAGTTTTTAGTTTCCGCAAATATGTCTTCAGGTACTTTCTTATATGATTTTGATAGTGCCACTGGTAGTGTTTCAAACCAACGTCGATTAGATTTGTCAAACGAGTTTGGTTATGGTGTTGAGTTTTCTCCATTAAGTAAAAAATTATATATCTCTACAGGTAATTTTGGTAGAAATGGACCTTATTTAGAAAAACTATTCAAGTTTTCACTTGATTTAGCAGACCTGTCTATTTCAAATATAAATGCCAATAAAATTGAAATGCACTCCTATATGAATTCAAGGGCCGCATTGCAAGTAGGTGTAGATGGTAAAATTTATAGAACTATAGATAATGCCTCTTTTTTAGGTGTCATCAATAATCCCGATAGTGATGGTGCTACCTATACCCACAATGCTATTAGCCTTGGCGGAAGGTTAGGTACGCAAGGATTACCACCTTTTATTCAATCGTTTTTTGCAGCTTTAATTAGTACGGAAAACCTTTGTTTGGGTAATGAGACAGAATTTTCAATAGAGTCTAATGAGCCTATTTTATCTATTGAATGGGATTTTGGAGACGGATCAACATCAACAGTTTTGGAGCCATCGCATACCTATACAACAGCTGCTGATTATATTGTTAATGTTGAGGTTACTACAGCTACAGAAACTAAAACAATTACGCAGACAATTACCATTTTTGATGTACCTGTGGTTACCACCCCGATAGATTTGTTTCAATGTGATGATGATACGGATGGCGTTACTGTATTTAATCTAAATGAAGCTATTCAATTAATGGTTACTGATCCAGCTAATTTGAATATTAAATTTTATCAAAAGAATATAGATGCTATTGAAGGCAATAGTGTCAAAAGTATCCAAAACGCTCAAGATTTTTCTAATGCATTAGCAACTCAAGTGTATGCACGTATAGAAAATACTTATGGCTGTGAGAAAATTGTGGAAATCAATTTAAAAGTATCGTCAACTTCAATTAATTCAGATTATTCATTAATTATAAATGAATGTGATGATAGTACCGACGGTGATGATACAAATGGATTTACATCATTTAATTTTGCTGATGGCTCAGCAACTATTTTAGATCAATTACCAAGTAATCAGAATTTAGCGGTTACTTATTACGAGAGCATGTCCGACGGACTGGAAGAAATAAATGCCATAAATCCTGAAAATTATACAAATACAACCGCTTTTACGCAAAAAATAGTCGTTAGAATAGAGAGTGAGGATAATAATAAGTGTTTAGGATTGGGTTATTTTATTACTTTACAAGTTAACGAGTTGCCAAATTTTGATCTTCCAGAAGAGGCCTTTACATGTATAAACAATCCATTAGAACCTGTTGTTGTTTCTGTTATGAATCCACAAGATGTTTATAATTATCAATGGACCGATAGCAGCGATACTGATTTGGTTAATGGTAATACGGCTTCTTATAATTTCACAGAACCAGGTAGCTATAAACTTACAGCTTACAATTCAGTAACCAACTGTTCGAGAACAAAAACCATTTTGATTAGTTCATCTAATATTGCTGCTTTTCAAGATTTTAAAGTGGAAGATGCAGCAGAGAATAATACAGTAACTGTTAATGTTACGGGTGAGGGAGATTATGAATATGCACTAGATAATCAGTATGGTGTGTACCAAGATTCTAATATGTTTGAGAATGTTACATCAGGCATTCATACCATATACATTAGAGATAAAAATGGCTGTGGTACACTAGAAGAAGAAGTTTCTGTCATTGGTTTTCCTAAATTTTTTACGCCAAACGGTGATGGATTTAATGATTTTTGGCAAATAGATGGAGTAAGCTTTCAGCCTACTTCTCTTATTTATATTTTTGATAGATTAGGTAAGGTGATAACAAAAATTGAACCCACCTCTGAAGGATGGAATGGAACATATAGAGGTAAATTAATGCCAGAATCTGACTATTGGTTTAAGGTAAAACTGGAAGATGGAAGAACATTAAAAGGTAATTTTAGCTTAATTAGACGATAG
- a CDS encoding PorP/SprF family type IX secretion system membrane protein codes for MNDLKKYLAIVIIAFSTFSLKAQGTLPIYSDYLSDNVFLVHPAAAGIGNSAKFRLTHRQQWSDNEDAPSLQTLTYHQGFGKGMALGGMLFNDKNGYHSQLGVRATYAYHLNFGRDDALNQLSLSLSGSYVQNSLDQRSFTAYDPIISQVIESDHYVNADFSAAYFNLDGYVYLTAKNLLLNTKNSVDNNYNSLNLRTYLLNMGYFFGWEKRFQVEPSVMLQYVEKTGEFNVDLNAKVYKLLDRNKRIWFALSYRQSLDGNKLQELSQLTPIAGFEIDRYLLSYTYTHQLGNVTFANGGFHQFTLGINLFNKRPKDQGYIPRFNPFLFKNDN; via the coding sequence ATGAATGATTTAAAAAAATATTTAGCAATAGTAATTATTGCTTTTAGTACTTTCAGTTTGAAAGCTCAAGGAACGTTGCCTATTTATTCTGATTATTTATCAGATAATGTATTCTTAGTGCATCCAGCAGCAGCTGGTATAGGGAATTCAGCTAAGTTTAGACTAACACACAGGCAACAGTGGTCAGATAATGAAGATGCTCCGTCTTTACAAACATTAACTTACCATCAAGGATTTGGAAAAGGAATGGCTTTGGGAGGAATGTTGTTTAATGATAAAAACGGATATCATTCGCAATTAGGAGTACGTGCAACTTATGCCTATCATCTTAATTTTGGGAGAGATGATGCCTTAAATCAGCTTTCATTATCACTATCTGGGTCTTATGTCCAAAATAGTTTAGATCAACGTAGTTTTACTGCTTATGACCCCATTATTTCACAGGTTATTGAATCAGATCATTATGTAAATGCTGATTTTAGTGCAGCTTACTTTAATTTAGATGGTTATGTTTATTTAACAGCAAAAAACCTGTTGTTAAATACTAAAAATTCTGTAGATAATAATTACAATTCATTGAACTTACGAACCTATCTGTTAAATATGGGTTACTTTTTTGGTTGGGAAAAACGATTTCAAGTGGAGCCCTCTGTAATGTTGCAGTATGTTGAAAAAACAGGTGAATTTAATGTTGACCTGAATGCCAAAGTTTATAAACTATTAGATAGAAATAAGCGTATTTGGTTTGCCTTAAGTTACCGTCAAAGTTTAGACGGTAATAAATTACAAGAATTGAGTCAATTGACTCCAATTGCGGGATTTGAAATTGATCGTTATTTACTTTCTTACACCTATACGCATCAATTGGGAAATGTAACCTTTGCAAACGGTGGGTTTCATCAATTTACGTTGGGTATTAATTTATTCAATAAACGACCTAAGGATCAGGGGTATATTCCTAGATTTAATCCATTTTTATTTAAAAATGATAATTAA
- a CDS encoding vWA domain-containing protein → MNYSKKNQGLSFKIKNSVSKILILMFFCNSFLSYANEEHPKIKNTIKVALLLDTSNSMDGLINQAKTQLWEIVNELSYAKCENENPDLEISLYEYGNSGLPSKEGFIRQVIGFSSDLDEISEKLFALKTNGGNEFCGEVIMTSLKELKWGKNKNDLNIIFIAGNEPFTQGKTDYKDATTQAKEQDVVVNTIFCGNYQNGVSGMWKDGATLTGGDYMTINQDEKIVHIASPYDAVIIKLNKQLNDTYIYFGSNGYTKIRKQALQDSNAAELDEVVEVKRAVSKSSRIYNNATWDLVDAEKEAGFSYDKLDKKTLPDALKNKSSKEIKIYVVA, encoded by the coding sequence ATGAACTATTCGAAAAAAAATCAAGGCCTCTCTTTTAAAATTAAAAATAGTGTGAGTAAAATTTTAATACTAATGTTTTTCTGTAATAGCTTCTTAAGCTATGCTAATGAAGAACATCCGAAGATAAAAAACACTATAAAAGTAGCGTTATTATTGGATACTAGTAATTCAATGGACGGATTGATTAATCAAGCAAAAACCCAATTGTGGGAAATCGTAAACGAACTTTCCTATGCAAAATGTGAAAATGAAAATCCCGATTTAGAAATTTCATTATACGAATATGGAAATAGCGGCCTTCCTTCTAAAGAAGGATTTATCCGTCAAGTTATCGGCTTTAGCTCTGATCTTGATGAGATTTCAGAAAAACTGTTTGCATTAAAAACAAATGGCGGCAATGAATTTTGTGGTGAAGTTATTATGACCTCATTAAAAGAATTAAAATGGGGTAAAAATAAAAATGATCTTAACATCATCTTTATAGCGGGTAACGAACCTTTTACACAGGGTAAAACTGATTATAAAGATGCGACAACACAAGCCAAAGAACAAGATGTTGTAGTAAACACCATTTTTTGTGGTAATTATCAAAATGGAGTATCTGGAATGTGGAAAGATGGTGCTACTTTAACTGGCGGTGATTATATGACAATAAATCAGGATGAAAAAATTGTACATATTGCTTCTCCATATGATGCCGTAATTATCAAGTTAAATAAGCAATTGAATGACACCTATATTTATTTTGGAAGTAATGGCTATACTAAAATAAGAAAGCAAGCCCTTCAGGACAGTAATGCTGCTGAATTAGACGAAGTTGTTGAAGTTAAGAGAGCCGTAAGTAAAAGCTCTAGAATATATAATAATGCTACATGGGATTTAGTAGATGCCGAAAAAGAAGCAGGATTTAGTTATGATAAATTAGACAAAAAAACCTTACCCGATGCTCTTAAAAATAAATCATCAAAAGAGATTAAAATCTATGTTGTCGCATAA
- a CDS encoding histidine kinase gives MKQKLYILTMLFFVVFSYMQAQENDRVALPNKIYSDRITDESGTPLSGLTVRVKSKGLRTTTNSNGEFSINASNGDIIELSKNGVVINTYRLTGSVYYEVQDESGVIENDEKKKIGSSSKISKRGGASQFQLYLDSANYNKKRNPTKSIDQVGGALLIANDNNNKSQLAQSYTILGDVYMNLKQYDLAASNYKTSIDNIDDIAVQLKLADAYFRDNDTKKSENNYNGVLSKKKVSDMQKIVAYKGLGNIYLKLKEHNKAVAQYQNALTIAQKEKNTAEITDLNTRISEALEASGQIAKAEDFLMLARTNVRKQSPKEEAIQSQRTADFYSRNKNVDKEVLLRKETLKNLEDAELSEVVMEDDSEALSKPKVKYDLGNALLKQNNFEEAIPILEESASEAENNEDILTQKDAIQRLSEAYASVGDDNKALSNYQKYVSLVDKLYQQKEEEINAVVSLNRDLSEKQNRITSLEKDRELTQSKYQLSQSESRLTIENDRRQKLIIYALIGGLLLLLFSLFWMIRSNKQRRLANNLLALKSLRTQMNPHFIFNALNSVNSFISQNDERTANRYLTDFSTLMRSVLNNSEEDFIPLENEIELLELYLKLEHSRFKDKFDYELNVDAAIDRGQFQIPPMLLQPYVENAVWHGLRYKKEKGFLKVSLDKIDEETIKIEIADNGIGRVKSKALKTEHQKKQKSKGMQNIKQRIKILNQMYKDKVDVFIEDMHEDKTGTKVVLILKKD, from the coding sequence ATGAAGCAAAAACTTTACATACTTACCATGCTGTTTTTTGTGGTATTTTCTTATATGCAGGCCCAAGAAAATGATAGGGTAGCTCTTCCTAATAAGATCTATTCAGATAGGATTACTGATGAAAGTGGTACACCATTAAGTGGACTTACCGTACGTGTAAAAAGTAAGGGGTTAAGAACAACAACGAATTCGAATGGAGAGTTTTCGATTAACGCTAGTAATGGAGATATAATTGAGTTGAGTAAAAATGGAGTCGTTATAAATACCTATCGTTTAACTGGCAGTGTATATTATGAAGTTCAAGATGAATCTGGAGTTATAGAGAATGATGAAAAGAAAAAAATAGGGTCATCTTCAAAAATTAGTAAGCGAGGAGGGGCATCTCAATTTCAACTTTATTTAGATTCAGCTAATTACAATAAAAAGAGAAACCCCACAAAAAGTATAGATCAAGTTGGAGGAGCACTATTAATTGCAAATGACAATAATAATAAAAGTCAATTGGCACAATCATATACTATTCTCGGAGATGTTTATATGAATTTAAAGCAATACGATTTAGCTGCCAGTAATTATAAAACATCTATTGATAATATTGATGATATAGCCGTACAATTAAAATTAGCAGATGCTTATTTTCGGGATAATGATACTAAAAAAAGTGAAAATAATTATAATGGAGTTCTGAGCAAGAAAAAGGTGTCAGATATGCAAAAAATAGTGGCATATAAAGGTTTAGGGAATATCTATTTGAAATTAAAAGAACATAATAAGGCTGTTGCTCAATATCAAAACGCATTAACAATAGCTCAAAAGGAAAAAAATACAGCTGAAATAACAGATTTAAACACGCGGATTTCAGAAGCATTAGAGGCAAGTGGACAAATTGCAAAGGCGGAAGACTTTTTAATGCTTGCACGGACAAATGTTCGTAAACAAAGTCCAAAGGAAGAAGCGATTCAAAGTCAACGTACGGCCGATTTTTACAGCCGTAATAAAAACGTTGATAAAGAGGTTTTACTTAGAAAAGAAACATTGAAAAATCTAGAAGATGCTGAGCTTAGTGAGGTTGTTATGGAAGATGATTCAGAAGCTTTGTCAAAACCAAAAGTTAAATATGATCTTGGAAATGCTTTATTAAAACAAAATAATTTTGAAGAAGCCATTCCTATTTTAGAGGAAAGTGCTTCTGAAGCGGAAAACAATGAAGACATTTTAACGCAAAAAGATGCCATACAACGTTTGTCAGAAGCATACGCTTCTGTTGGAGATGATAATAAAGCGTTGAGTAATTATCAAAAATATGTTTCTTTAGTTGATAAATTATATCAACAAAAGGAAGAGGAAATAAATGCTGTCGTTAGTCTTAATAGAGATCTATCAGAAAAACAGAATAGAATTACTAGCTTAGAAAAAGACAGGGAATTAACACAAAGTAAGTATCAATTAAGCCAATCAGAGAGCAGATTGACAATTGAAAATGATAGACGACAAAAACTCATAATATATGCGTTAATTGGTGGTTTGTTACTGTTGTTGTTCTCTTTATTTTGGATGATAAGAAGCAATAAACAAAGACGATTGGCAAATAATTTACTGGCCTTAAAATCATTGCGTACACAAATGAATCCGCATTTTATTTTTAATGCCTTAAACTCCGTGAATAGCTTTATAAGTCAAAATGATGAACGTACAGCCAATCGATATTTGACAGATTTCTCTACATTAATGCGAAGTGTTTTAAACAATTCTGAAGAAGATTTTATTCCGCTAGAAAATGAAATTGAGTTGTTAGAACTTTATTTGAAATTAGAACACTCTCGTTTTAAAGATAAGTTTGATTATGAATTAAATGTCGATGCAGCTATTGATAGAGGGCAATTTCAAATTCCACCAATGCTGTTACAACCTTATGTGGAAAATGCGGTATGGCATGGCTTACGCTATAAAAAGGAAAAAGGATTTTTAAAAGTGAGTCTGGACAAAATAGATGAAGAAACCATTAAAATTGAAATAGCTGATAATGGTATTGGTAGAGTAAAATCTAAAGCTTTAAAAACGGAACACCAGAAAAAACAAAAGTCGAAAGGAATGCAAAATATAAAGCAGCGAATAAAGATTTTAAATCAAATGTATAAAGATAAAGTTGATGTTTTTATTGAAGATATGCATGAAGATAAAACAGGAACCAAAGTGGTTTTGATTTTAAAAAAGGACTAA
- a CDS encoding LytR/AlgR family response regulator transcription factor: MILKTIIVEDEQTSREILKNYLGKYCPTVEVVGEAENIDEAMVLIRNNELDLVFLDVEMPYGSGFDLLEKLGNTTFEVVFVTAYNQYAIDALNNHASYYLLKPISIDELIKAVDYVTTLRSKESELQNVGLVPKIKVNEGKITIPTQDGFEVLEMKDIMYCKADDNYTEIFLENKHKKLVSKTLKYFEDILKESGFARIHKSYLVNVSYIISYKKGKGGTVSLSNGKELSVSASKKADFLSYFK; this comes from the coding sequence ATGATTTTAAAAACCATAATAGTAGAAGACGAGCAAACCAGTAGAGAAATCTTAAAGAATTATCTTGGTAAATATTGCCCAACAGTTGAGGTTGTTGGCGAAGCTGAAAATATAGATGAAGCGATGGTTTTAATTCGAAATAACGAGTTAGACTTGGTGTTTTTAGATGTAGAAATGCCTTATGGTAGTGGGTTTGATTTACTAGAGAAATTAGGAAACACAACATTTGAAGTTGTTTTTGTAACCGCTTACAATCAATATGCTATTGATGCATTAAACAATCATGCTTCCTACTACTTGTTAAAGCCAATTTCCATAGATGAGTTAATTAAAGCAGTTGATTATGTAACCACATTAAGATCCAAAGAAAGTGAATTGCAAAATGTAGGGTTAGTCCCGAAAATTAAAGTGAATGAAGGTAAAATAACAATACCTACACAAGACGGATTCGAGGTCTTAGAAATGAAAGACATTATGTATTGCAAGGCAGATGATAACTACACAGAGATCTTTTTAGAGAATAAGCATAAAAAATTAGTGAGTAAAACCTTAAAGTATTTTGAAGATATTTTGAAAGAAAGTGGTTTTGCACGTATTCACAAATCATATTTAGTAAATGTGTCTTATATCATATCTTATAAAAAAGGAAAGGGAGGTACTGTTTCTTTATCTAATGGGAAAGAGTTAAGTGTTTCAGCATCTAAAAAAGCAGACTTTTTATCTTATTTTAAGTAG
- a CDS encoding gamma carbonic anhydrase family protein, translated as MIIRELNGKKPQFGDDCFIAENAVIVGDVQMGDQCSIWYNAVLRGDVHFIKLGNKVNVQDGAVVHCTYQKCPTTIGNNVSIGHNALVHGCTIHDNVLIGMGSIVMDECIIESNSIIAAGAVVTKGTTVESGSIYAGTPAKKIKDISQELISGEIDRIANNYVKYSSWYK; from the coding sequence ATGATTATTAGAGAATTAAACGGGAAAAAGCCACAATTTGGTGATGATTGTTTTATTGCCGAAAATGCAGTAATTGTGGGAGATGTGCAAATGGGAGATCAATGTAGTATTTGGTACAATGCAGTATTACGTGGTGATGTGCATTTTATTAAATTAGGTAATAAGGTAAATGTTCAAGATGGAGCAGTGGTACATTGTACATATCAAAAATGTCCTACTACAATTGGAAATAATGTATCTATAGGTCATAACGCACTTGTTCATGGTTGTACAATACATGATAATGTTTTAATAGGCATGGGTAGTATCGTTATGGATGAATGTATTATAGAAAGCAATTCAATTATTGCAGCTGGTGCAGTGGTAACTAAAGGTACTACAGTAGAGTCGGGGAGTATTTATGCAGGTACGCCAGCTAAAAAAATTAAGGATATCTCTCAAGAACTAATCTCAGGAGAAATTGATAGAATTGCCAATAATTATGTTAAATATTCAAGTTGGTATAAATAA
- a CDS encoding DUF6265 family protein: protein MRKIIILIGLVSLIFSCEKKREKVEETSNISESKYNTIESLKWLVGNWDNIIPEQQSYESWKQKNDSTLIAYSYTTVSKDTVFQENMRIQQISNQLILTVSVPNQNDEQPVEFKLIPESNNVFTFINEQHDFPSKITYTNPVKDSIHAWVEGQIDSTYKKIDFYFKRSN, encoded by the coding sequence TTGCGAAAAATAATTATTCTTATCGGTTTAGTTTCTTTAATTTTTTCCTGTGAAAAGAAACGAGAAAAGGTAGAAGAAACATCCAATATTTCTGAAAGTAAATACAATACAATAGAAAGTCTAAAATGGCTAGTTGGTAATTGGGATAATATAATTCCTGAACAGCAATCCTATGAGAGTTGGAAACAGAAAAATGACAGTACGCTAATTGCTTATAGCTATACAACAGTTTCTAAAGATACCGTTTTCCAAGAAAACATGCGTATTCAGCAAATTTCAAATCAGTTGATTTTAACGGTGAGTGTTCCAAATCAAAATGATGAACAGCCCGTTGAATTTAAGTTGATACCCGAAAGCAATAATGTATTTACGTTTATTAATGAACAACATGATTTTCCTAGTAAAATAACCTATACCAATCCTGTAAAAGATTCAATACATGCTTGGGTAGAAGGGCAAATTGATAGTACTTATAAGAAGATTGATTTTTATTTTAAAAGAAGTAATTAA
- a CDS encoding esterase-like activity of phytase family protein, with translation MPKNISIEGNLVGGLSGIDYANGNYYLICDDASNPRYYKANIEINNSKIDTIAFTEVVAFNDSTHYLDVESIRFDKKTNNVVITSEGSVNLKKDPSFFSVDSKGSINHFFEIPDYFKATSKQQPRNNGTLEGVAISYDQKGYWIAMELPLESDGPEPKVSETKSPVRITYIDANTKKPTMQFAYLLDKIAKEPQGNFAVNGLTDLIEYHKNQFIIIERSYSSGLGTQGNTIRIYAVNAAKASNTIATESLINSELVLANKKLLFDFESVRSQLTDTSIDNIEGLTVGPTLANGNQTLILVADNNFNKLGAQLNQFILLEILKK, from the coding sequence GTGCCCAAGAACATTTCAATAGAGGGTAATTTAGTTGGTGGCTTGTCGGGAATAGACTATGCAAATGGCAACTATTATTTAATTTGTGACGACGCTTCTAATCCCAGATATTACAAAGCGAACATTGAGATAAATAATTCAAAAATTGATACAATTGCGTTTACAGAAGTGGTTGCTTTTAATGACAGCACACACTATTTGGATGTTGAATCTATACGGTTTGATAAAAAAACGAATAACGTTGTAATAACAAGTGAAGGGAGTGTTAATCTAAAAAAAGACCCCTCTTTTTTTAGTGTTGATTCTAAAGGTTCAATTAACCATTTTTTTGAAATACCAGACTATTTTAAAGCAACTAGTAAGCAGCAACCTAGAAATAATGGTACGTTAGAAGGTGTGGCAATTAGCTATGACCAAAAAGGATATTGGATTGCGATGGAATTGCCATTGGAATCGGATGGACCGGAGCCAAAAGTTTCGGAAACGAAATCGCCAGTTAGAATAACATATATAGATGCGAATACTAAAAAACCGACAATGCAGTTTGCTTATTTGTTGGATAAGATAGCAAAAGAACCGCAAGGAAACTTTGCTGTAAATGGGTTGACTGATCTGATTGAATATCATAAAAATCAATTTATTATTATTGAACGTAGTTATTCGTCGGGATTGGGAACACAGGGTAATACGATAAGAATTTATGCGGTTAATGCCGCAAAAGCCAGCAATACAATTGCTACGGAGTCATTAATTAATTCAGAACTAGTTCTAGCTAATAAAAAGCTTTTGTTCGATTTTGAAAGTGTAAGAAGTCAGTTGACTGATACAAGTATAGATAATATTGAAGGGCTGACGGTTGGTCCAACGTTGGCTAATGGAAATCAAACTTTGATTTTAGTAGCAGATAACAACTTCAACAAGTTAGGTGCTCAATTAAACCAATTTATTTTATTGGAAATTTTGAAGAAGTAA
- the murI gene encoding glutamate racemase, which translates to MTSTNPIGVFDSGIGGISIWKELVQHLPNENTIYLADSKNAPYGERSKQEIINLSVKNTELLLKKNCKLIVVACNTATTNAIDYLRSNYDVPFIGIEPAIKPAALNTKTNAIGILATKGTLSSDLFHSTSQKFTEGITVIETIGEGLVPLIENDQINSMEMEHLLQKFLQPMLQQKIDYLVLGCSHYPFLIPQIKKIVGNKLTIIDSGEAVARQTKAILERHNLLNNSTTKPSHKLFSNADIKTLVRIVNGIDTSASVAFLNF; encoded by the coding sequence ATGACTTCTACAAATCCTATTGGTGTTTTTGACTCTGGCATTGGCGGTATTTCTATTTGGAAAGAGCTCGTCCAGCATTTACCTAATGAAAACACTATTTATCTTGCAGACAGTAAAAATGCTCCTTATGGTGAAAGGTCAAAACAAGAAATTATTAATCTGAGTGTAAAAAACACGGAGTTACTTTTAAAAAAAAATTGCAAGCTTATCGTTGTGGCCTGCAACACCGCTACCACTAATGCCATAGATTATTTGAGATCAAATTACGATGTGCCGTTTATTGGTATTGAACCTGCTATTAAACCTGCGGCATTAAACACTAAAACAAACGCTATTGGTATTTTAGCTACGAAAGGAACACTAAGTAGTGATTTATTCCATAGTACTTCACAAAAGTTTACAGAGGGTATAACCGTCATTGAAACTATCGGGGAAGGATTGGTGCCTTTAATAGAAAATGATCAAATAAATAGTATGGAAATGGAACATCTGTTGCAAAAATTTTTACAGCCTATGTTACAACAAAAAATAGATTACCTTGTATTGGGTTGTAGTCACTACCCTTTTTTAATACCTCAAATTAAAAAAATAGTTGGAAATAAGCTCACTATTATTGATTCTGGTGAAGCTGTGGCTAGACAAACCAAAGCAATTTTAGAACGCCATAATTTATTAAATAATTCAACCACAAAACCTAGTCATAAATTATTTAGCAATGCTGATATTAAAACCTTAGTAAGAATTGTTAACGGCATTGACACATCGGCATCTGTAGCATTTTTAAACTTCTAA